In one window of Arachis ipaensis cultivar K30076 chromosome B06, Araip1.1, whole genome shotgun sequence DNA:
- the LOC107646502 gene encoding uncharacterized protein LOC107646502: MTSPKTIKEVQQLAGRIAALSRFLPAVSSRSHLFFQTILKNKQFQWTPECETAFAELKTLLSSPPVLQRPEVGKPLYLYLSISNHSVSSALVIETGRTQQPVYFVSRVMQPTEQRYPKIEQLALALVVTARRLRHYFQSHTIVVRTNHPLRQILTKPELAGRLTKWSIELSEFDIQFQTRSALKAQVLADFITDMTPDDHIETWELHVDGASSREGSGAGIILKEGNKVVAEQALQFHFSASNNQAEYKTLIVGLKLALSHKATNLMAHCDSLLVVQRIRGEFQVKDPLLEQYWLIAKDLISNFSSFTILHVHREHNVRADILSKLAATRADTQTSTLSQHTLTKPSIDLLCIENINHLQDWRKPFLEYICTGIIPRDELHPQQFRRKASFYTKISGELYR; the protein is encoded by the coding sequence atgacaAGCCCCAAGACGATAAAGGAAGTACAGCAACTAGCAGGAAGGATAGCCGCTCTCTCTCGATTCTTACCCGCGGTATCAAGTCGGTCACACCTATTCTTCCAGACGATCTTAAAAAACAAACAATTTCAATGGACACCAGAGTGCGAGACGGCGTTCGCCGAACTTAAGACCCTTCTATCATCACCTCCCGTATTACAAAGACCTGAGGTCGGCAAGCCTCTATATTTATACCTTTCTATTTCCAATCATTCCGTAAGCTCGGCCCTCGTCATTGAGACAGGAAGGACTCAACAGCCGGTATACTTCGTCAGCAGAGTAATGCAACCTACGGAACAAAGGTACCCGAAAATAGAGCAGCTCGCCCTGGCACTCGTGGTCACGGCAAGAAGACTAAGACACTATTTCCAAAGCCACACAATAGTAGTAAGAACAAATCACCCATTGAGGCAAATATTAACAAAACCAGAGCTGGCAGGACGATTGACCAAATGGTCAATTGAACTCTCAGAGTTCGATATTCAGTTTCAGACTAGATCAGCCCTCAAGGCACAAGTTCTCGCCGACTTCATCACAGATATGACCCCAGACGATCATATTGAAACATGGGAGTTACACGTGGATGGGGCGTCAAGCCGAGAAGGAAGCGGGGCTGGCATAATCTTAAAGGAGGGAAATAAGGTGGTAGCCGAGCAAGCCCTCCAATTTCACTTCTCGGCAAGCAACAATCAGGCCGAGTATAAAACCCTCATAGTGGGACTTAAGCTCGCCCTAAGCCACAAAGCGACGAACTTAATGGCACATTGCGATTCCCTCCTGGTGGTCCAACGAATCCGAGGAGAGTTCCAGGTAAAAGACCCTTTGCTAGAACAATACTGGCTCATAGCAAAGgatctaatttcaaatttcagtTCTTTCACTATATTACATGTACACAGAGAACACAATGTCAGGGCAGACATACTATCTAAACTCGCCGCCACGAGGGCGGATACACAAACATCAACATTATCACAACACACACTCACAAAACCGAGCATTGACCTACTATGTATCGAAAACATTAACCACCTCCAGGATTGGAGGAAACCTTTTCTTGAATACATATGTACAGGTATCATACCCAGAGACGAGCTCCACCCTCAACAATTCAGACGTAAGGCAAGCTTCTATACGAAAATATCAGGGGAGCTATACAGATGA